Proteins encoded in a region of the Bradyrhizobium sp. CB3481 genome:
- a CDS encoding type II toxin-antitoxin system HipA family toxin: MTNELVVLLDGNEVGRVRNDPRGRLTFVYDRNWRRTHGAYPLSLSMPLAAEQHGPAAVQAFLWGLLPDNERVLDRWAKKFQVSARNVFALISHVGEDCAGAVQFVAPDRLEPLRSGKEDKIEWLDEPEIAKRLQALREDHAAWRLPRDTGQFSLAGAQPKTALLLKKGRWGIPSGRVPTTHILKPPTGHFDGHAENEHVCLLLARNLGLPVADTRVMCFENEVAIVVERYDRHLSGNYIIRVHQEDICQSMGILPTTKYQNEGGPTPADVIDLLRTYSTDREADVKTFVSALGLNWLIGGPDAHAKNYSLLLASGPHVRLAPLYDLASILPYDDVDMRKIKLAMKVGGEYKLDQIGLRQWQKFARETRVDADEVIARLISMAEQIPDLIADIRARAQKEGLGNAVIERLAATLSARAMDCERVLKGT, from the coding sequence ATGACGAACGAACTCGTCGTGCTGCTGGATGGCAACGAAGTCGGCCGAGTGCGTAACGACCCGCGCGGCAGACTGACTTTTGTTTATGATCGCAACTGGCGCCGCACACACGGGGCTTACCCTCTCTCACTTTCGATGCCGCTAGCTGCCGAACAACATGGCCCCGCAGCGGTGCAGGCCTTCCTTTGGGGGCTCCTGCCGGACAATGAGCGAGTACTTGATCGGTGGGCCAAGAAATTCCAGGTTTCGGCCCGCAATGTCTTTGCTCTTATTTCCCACGTAGGCGAAGATTGCGCCGGGGCCGTACAGTTCGTTGCGCCTGATCGTTTAGAGCCCTTGAGAAGTGGCAAGGAGGACAAGATTGAATGGCTCGACGAGCCGGAGATCGCAAAACGGCTCCAGGCCTTGCGCGAGGATCATGCCGCCTGGCGTTTGCCGCGCGACACAGGCCAATTCAGTCTTGCCGGCGCGCAGCCAAAAACGGCGCTTCTTCTGAAGAAGGGCCGATGGGGCATTCCATCAGGGCGTGTTCCGACCACGCATATTCTAAAGCCGCCCACCGGCCATTTCGACGGACACGCCGAGAACGAGCATGTCTGCTTGTTGCTGGCGCGCAACCTTGGCCTGCCGGTCGCGGATACGAGGGTAATGTGTTTCGAAAACGAAGTCGCGATCGTGGTTGAACGCTATGACCGCCACCTGAGTGGCAATTATATCATCCGGGTCCATCAGGAAGATATCTGCCAATCCATGGGTATCCTGCCGACCACGAAATATCAAAATGAAGGTGGCCCCACGCCAGCCGATGTGATCGATCTCTTGCGTACCTACTCGACGGACCGCGAGGCTGACGTCAAGACATTCGTCAGCGCTTTGGGCCTCAATTGGCTTATAGGAGGCCCAGACGCACACGCCAAGAACTACTCCCTGCTTCTGGCCAGCGGGCCCCATGTACGACTTGCGCCACTCTATGACCTGGCCAGCATTCTTCCCTACGACGATGTCGACATGCGGAAGATCAAGCTCGCAATGAAAGTTGGTGGCGAATACAAGCTCGATCAAATCGGCTTGCGCCAGTGGCAAAAGTTCGCGCGCGAAACGCGCGTTGATGCGGACGAAGTCATTGCTCGACTGATCTCCATGGCCGAGCAGATTCCCGATTTAATCGCCGACATCCGCGCGCGCGCGCAAAAGGAAGGATTAGGCAATGCCGTTATCGAACGACTGGCCGCTACACTAAGCGCGAGAGCGATGGACTGTGAGCGCGTTCTGAAGGGAACCTAA
- a CDS encoding ParB/Srx family N-terminal domain-containing protein, with protein sequence MNADAEAICCFGCERLLASHACGLRYESPTYSGHKRASHGCPSRHAAIEVWPIDRLCPYERNSRRHTPGIAASIREWGWTMPILAVDDGMVLAGHGRLQAAKLLWIAEVPVIVARGWPCR encoded by the coding sequence ATGAACGCGGATGCCGAAGCAATCTGCTGTTTCGGATGCGAGCGCCTGCTCGCGAGCCACGCCTGTGGGCTGCGCTATGAGAGTCCCACCTATTCGGGCCATAAACGGGCAAGTCATGGATGTCCAAGTCGACACGCGGCCATTGAGGTCTGGCCGATCGATCGGCTGTGCCCGTATGAGCGCAATTCGCGCCGGCACACGCCCGGGATCGCCGCCTCGATCCGCGAGTGGGGTTGGACGATGCCAATCCTGGCGGTCGATGATGGCATGGTGCTCGCCGGCCACGGTCGGCTTCAGGCGGCCAAACTGCTCTGGATCGCCGAGGTGCCCGTCATCGTCGCGCGCGGATGGCCATGCCGATGA
- a CDS encoding helix-turn-helix domain-containing protein encodes MAGWRQAVELAMTDAEIETLTALSRSRTEPARRVSRAAMLLAYRENPSFFGVGQKLGAHHQTVQRCVERAVADGALAALDERPRPGKEPVITPEAKAWLVSLACDKAKEHGYPHELWTTRLLARHARARTAGGTSMSRPSGSGHGL; translated from the coding sequence ATGGCAGGATGGCGGCAAGCGGTCGAGTTGGCAATGACCGATGCGGAGATCGAAACGTTGACGGCTCTTTCGCGGTCGCGGACCGAACCGGCGCGGCGGGTGTCGCGGGCCGCGATGCTGCTTGCCTACCGCGAGAATCCGTCGTTCTTTGGGGTGGGCCAAAAACTTGGCGCCCATCATCAGACGGTCCAGCGCTGCGTCGAGCGGGCGGTGGCTGATGGCGCACTGGCGGCGCTCGACGAGCGCCCGCGACCAGGCAAGGAGCCGGTGATCACACCGGAGGCCAAGGCCTGGCTGGTGTCTTTGGCATGTGACAAGGCCAAGGAGCACGGCTACCCGCACGAACTGTGGACGACGCGGCTTTTGGCACGCCATGCGCGAGCACGGACCGCGGGCGGGACATCAATGTCTCGCCCGTCTGGCTCAGGGCACGGTCTGTAA
- a CDS encoding phosphoribosyltransferase domain-containing protein, which yields MARSVTLPTGRLDIAVEEVAWPLDALCDFAARENPRRGFLVVSRVLGRNLPAAPQTMRRSVRDLTKRIPVDLPGPVMVIGLAEAAVCLGHMVHEELCQRTGRADIHFLHSTRQQLDHPLLCRFEEPHSHAAAHLIYRPALPSPRALVIVDDEVSTGRTLCNLAEALTDAWPGIEAIVVATLTDWSVGRGWQARMPRPTKLAALLSGRLEWTQGAAIAADPNFATAAGSLGRMITHHNFGRLGLKAPIAPSPAGTLPAVRGPLRIVGTGEFAYPPFRLAEQLAEAGHDVVVQATTRSPACLGVAMAAKLRFADNYGTGVPNYLYNADPADGRATWIAHETGADTIDPMLVATLDAALIGWVR from the coding sequence TTGGCCCGATCGGTCACGCTGCCGACCGGGCGGCTGGACATCGCCGTCGAGGAGGTCGCGTGGCCGCTCGACGCGCTCTGCGACTTCGCGGCACGCGAGAATCCACGGCGCGGGTTCCTGGTGGTCTCGCGCGTGCTGGGGCGCAATCTGCCGGCCGCGCCGCAGACGATGCGGCGCAGCGTGCGCGATCTGACCAAGCGTATTCCCGTCGACCTGCCCGGTCCGGTTATGGTGATCGGGCTGGCCGAGGCTGCCGTTTGCTTGGGGCACATGGTGCATGAGGAACTGTGTCAGCGAACGGGGCGCGCCGACATTCATTTCCTGCATTCGACCCGGCAGCAGCTGGATCATCCGCTGCTGTGCCGGTTCGAGGAACCACACAGCCATGCCGCGGCGCATCTCATCTACCGTCCTGCCCTACCGAGCCCGCGCGCGCTGGTGATCGTCGATGACGAGGTTTCGACCGGCAGGACTTTATGCAACCTCGCCGAGGCGCTGACGGATGCCTGGCCAGGGATCGAGGCAATCGTCGTAGCAACGCTCACCGACTGGTCGGTCGGGCGCGGCTGGCAGGCCCGGATGCCGCGCCCGACCAAGTTGGCGGCGCTGCTCAGCGGGCGGCTCGAATGGACGCAGGGCGCGGCGATCGCCGCCGATCCCAACTTCGCGACCGCGGCGGGCTCGCTCGGCCGCATGATCACACATCATAATTTCGGACGCCTAGGGCTGAAGGCACCGATCGCGCCATCTCCCGCCGGCACGCTGCCGGCCGTGCGCGGACCGCTGCGCATCGTCGGCACCGGCGAGTTCGCTTATCCGCCGTTCCGGCTCGCCGAACAGCTGGCGGAAGCGGGGCATGACGTCGTCGTGCAGGCGACCACCCGCAGCCCTGCGTGCCTCGGCGTAGCGATGGCGGCCAAGCTGCGCTTTGCGGACAATTATGGCACCGGGGTACCTAATTATCTCTACAACGCCGATCCGGCGGACGGACGCGCGACGTGGATCGCCCATGAGACCGGCGCCGACACGATCGACCCGATGCTGGTCGCCACGCTCGACGCGGCGCTGATCGGCTGGGTGCGATGA
- a CDS encoding AMP-binding protein: protein MQGRDRVAGNRASRRRSCIRAPRPTMDLDDRSRCAPASRRSLQSVLAEATPTNELEPRPLDAPMQMLFTSGTTGHPKAILAPHGRFAFAASLGESIGYRSGDRLYTGLSLTHANAQFSTLGNSLRGQLPGVFSKQFTKSRLWEIVACYGCTTFNLLGGMTIAIFAEPPGRSDGAHNVRFVLSAGMPASMWRAFEERFGVAIFEFFGTAEGGLTLNPPGIGPVGSIGKALSGTVCEILDEAMRPVPAGELGEICFRNADGTVPPVNYFGAKEASEQKTRGGWFHSGDIGWKDEAGWLYFSHRAGYSIRRNGDFIDPRAIETVIATIPDVDDVLSMVSRRR from the coding sequence ATGCAAGGGCGCGATCGTGTCGCCGGAAATCGTGCCTCACGTCGTAGATCTTGCATCCGAGCTCCCCGACCTACGATGGATCTGGACGATCGGTCCCGATGCGCTCCGGCATCCCGCCGATCTCTCCAGTCCGTGTTGGCGGAGGCAACGCCGACAAATGAGCTTGAGCCGAGGCCGCTTGATGCGCCGATGCAGATGCTGTTCACATCGGGCACGACCGGACATCCCAAGGCAATTCTCGCGCCCCATGGTCGATTTGCTTTCGCGGCGAGCCTGGGCGAGTCCATCGGATATCGATCAGGGGACCGCCTGTACACCGGATTGTCGCTCACTCACGCCAATGCTCAATTTAGCACCCTGGGGAATTCTCTTCGTGGACAATTGCCCGGCGTGTTCAGCAAACAGTTCACCAAATCACGGCTGTGGGAGATTGTTGCTTGCTACGGCTGCACGACCTTTAACCTGCTTGGCGGAATGACGATTGCGATTTTCGCAGAACCACCTGGCCGTTCTGACGGCGCACACAATGTGCGCTTTGTTCTCAGCGCCGGAATGCCCGCATCGATGTGGCGCGCTTTCGAGGAGCGCTTCGGCGTCGCCATCTTCGAGTTCTTTGGCACGGCTGAAGGCGGTCTCACTCTCAATCCTCCCGGGATTGGGCCTGTCGGATCGATCGGCAAGGCGCTATCGGGCACCGTCTGTGAGATCCTCGACGAGGCGATGCGGCCCGTGCCCGCGGGGGAGTTGGGCGAAATATGTTTCCGTAACGCTGACGGTACGGTCCCGCCCGTGAACTATTTCGGCGCCAAGGAGGCAAGCGAACAGAAGACGAGGGGAGGCTGGTTCCATTCGGGCGATATAGGCTGGAAGGACGAGGCAGGCTGGCTCTATTTCTCACACCGGGCGGGCTACTCAATCCGACGGAATGGAGACTTTATCGATCCCCGAGCTATCGAGACAGTGATTGCCACCATTCCGGATGTCGATGACGTCTTGTCTATGGTGTCGCGACGGCGATGA
- the tnpA gene encoding IS200/IS605 family transposase, whose translation MDDYESLSHSKWECKYHIVFIPKCRRKTLYGELRQHLGEVFRRLAMQKECRVEEGHLMSDHVHMMISIPPKYAVSQVIGYIKGKSAIHLARVYGKRKRNFVGQHFWARGYFVSTVGRDEAVIREYIRKQEAEDTRLDQMNLWR comes from the coding sequence ATGGACGATTACGAGAGCCTAAGCCACAGCAAATGGGAGTGCAAATATCACATTGTCTTCATTCCCAAGTGTCGCAGGAAGACGTTGTATGGGGAACTGCGGCAGCACCTTGGGGAGGTGTTTCGCAGACTGGCAATGCAGAAGGAGTGCAGGGTCGAAGAGGGGCATCTGATGTCCGATCATGTACACATGATGATTTCGATCCCACCCAAATACGCGGTGTCGCAAGTGATCGGATACATCAAGGGCAAGAGCGCTATCCATTTGGCACGGGTCTACGGGAAGCGGAAACGCAACTTCGTAGGGCAGCACTTTTGGGCCCGGGGATACTTCGTCTCGACCGTCGGTCGAGACGAAGCGGTGATCCGGGAGTACATCCGCAAGCAGGAGGCTGAGGATACCCGGTTAGATCAAATGAACTTGTGGCGCTAA
- a CDS encoding IS701 family transposase translates to MIRDLMIGGASVEDTLTLWASSLRDANQGIRPLFTQERVAASAGQFLDGLLGNEPRKTGWMRAEAAGDPGPWRQQAILGRGQWDADALRDIVRGYALETLGDEDAVLVIDETGFLKQGKASCGVARQYTGSAGKITNCQIGVFASYVSRHGHAFIDRALYLPKEWTDKSARLKAAHVPSDVGFATKPKIARQMIARAIAAKVPFSFVAADSVYGTGDIETLLRKAGKGYVLGVASNHVFYSWGKPQPIAGTASAIAQSLPKKAWRRLPSGEGTKGPRWHDWVYLELADLDASEYNDDLAGEWTRGLLIRRNIAGGSLAFFSTWCPKGTSMQKLVSVEGHRWAIEDSFETAKNEFGLDHNETRSWHGWHRHVSLVMLAFAMMATLGHCSKKNRPRPRPKHRS, encoded by the coding sequence ATGATTCGGGATTTGATGATTGGTGGTGCGTCGGTTGAAGATACGCTGACGCTGTGGGCTTCGTCGTTGCGGGATGCCAACCAAGGCATCCGTCCGCTGTTTACGCAGGAGCGGGTCGCGGCCTCGGCGGGGCAGTTTCTCGACGGACTGTTGGGCAATGAGCCACGCAAGACGGGTTGGATGCGGGCTGAGGCGGCCGGCGATCCAGGCCCGTGGCGCCAGCAGGCGATCTTGGGCCGGGGCCAGTGGGACGCCGACGCGCTGCGCGACATTGTCCGTGGGTACGCGCTGGAGACGCTTGGCGATGAGGACGCGGTTCTGGTCATCGATGAGACCGGCTTTTTGAAACAGGGCAAGGCGTCGTGTGGGGTCGCACGCCAGTACACTGGCTCGGCGGGCAAGATCACCAATTGCCAGATCGGAGTGTTCGCCTCCTATGTGTCGCGGCATGGCCATGCCTTCATCGACCGGGCGCTCTACCTGCCAAAGGAATGGACGGATAAATCCGCTCGCCTGAAGGCAGCGCATGTCCCGAGCGATGTGGGCTTTGCGACGAAGCCCAAGATCGCACGTCAAATGATCGCTCGCGCGATCGCCGCAAAGGTGCCGTTCTCGTTCGTGGCGGCGGACAGCGTGTATGGCACGGGAGACATCGAAACTCTGCTGCGCAAGGCAGGCAAAGGCTATGTTCTGGGTGTTGCTTCCAATCATGTGTTCTATTCCTGGGGCAAGCCGCAGCCTATCGCCGGCACCGCCTCCGCGATCGCGCAGAGCCTTCCCAAAAAGGCTTGGCGCCGCCTGCCGTCCGGCGAGGGGACCAAAGGTCCACGCTGGCACGACTGGGTCTATCTTGAGCTGGCCGACCTCGACGCCAGCGAATACAACGACGACCTGGCCGGGGAATGGACCCGAGGTCTTCTGATCCGCCGCAACATTGCCGGCGGCAGCTTAGCCTTCTTCTCCACATGGTGCCCCAAGGGCACGTCCATGCAGAAGCTGGTGTCCGTGGAAGGCCATCGCTGGGCTATCGAGGACAGCTTCGAAACCGCTAAGAACGAGTTCGGCCTTGATCACAACGAAACTCGCTCCTGGCATGGCTGGCATCGCCATGTCTCACTCGTCATGCTTGCCTTTGCCATGATGGCAACACTGGGCCATTGCTCAAAAAAAAACCGACCGCGGCCTCGACCGAAGCATCGTTCTTGA
- a CDS encoding IS5 family transposase encodes MSKPRDDRQKDLLLPALDQIIDMGHPLVRLAALIDWKFLDDRFGSVCQTGPGQPGLPTRLVAGLFILKHMHNLSDEVLCARWIENPYYQYFCGELSFCHRLPFDRSSMTRWRQRLGEEQLVALIQESLSVAHKTGAIGPKDLERVAVDTTVQPKAVAHPTDARLMHRAITKLVGFAKRNRVPLRQSYLRLAKRAAIMVGRYTHAHQFKRARRQLKFLRTRLGRIIRDIRRKIDGDAALEARFGPLLDLAQRVRTQDQHQRGPKVYALHGPEVECIGKGKARAPYEFGCKVSIATPVTSPKGGQFVLHAKALHGNPFDGHTLGPVVADMEKLTGVEARRIHVDKGYRGHNHPHRLRVWISGQVRRVTASIRREMKRRAAVEPVIGHVKAEHRMDRNYPKGRVGDRINAVLAAAGYNFGLLLRWLAELLRAIIRAFAETVPAQKIA; translated from the coding sequence ATGAGCAAACCGCGGGATGATCGCCAGAAAGACCTGTTGCTTCCGGCCCTCGATCAAATCATCGACATGGGCCACCCGCTGGTGCGGTTGGCGGCACTGATCGACTGGAAGTTTCTGGATGACCGCTTTGGTTCGGTGTGCCAAACCGGTCCGGGGCAGCCTGGCCTGCCGACGCGGCTTGTCGCCGGCCTGTTCATCCTGAAGCACATGCACAATCTCTCGGATGAGGTGCTGTGCGCCCGCTGGATCGAGAACCCCTATTACCAATACTTCTGCGGCGAGTTGAGCTTCTGCCACCGGCTGCCGTTCGATCGATCATCGATGACGCGCTGGCGCCAGCGGCTCGGCGAGGAGCAGCTCGTCGCGCTGATCCAGGAAAGTCTGTCGGTGGCGCACAAGACTGGCGCCATTGGTCCCAAGGACCTGGAGCGAGTGGCGGTCGATACCACGGTGCAGCCAAAGGCCGTTGCGCATCCGACCGACGCGCGGCTGATGCATCGGGCCATCACCAAGCTCGTCGGGTTCGCCAAGCGCAACCGTGTGCCGCTGCGCCAGAGCTATCTGCGCTTGGCGAAGCGCGCCGCCATCATGGTCGGCCGCTATACCCACGCTCATCAGTTTAAGCGCGCCCGGCGCCAACTCAAGTTCCTGCGGACGCGACTTGGCCGGATCATCCGCGACATCCGCCGCAAGATTGATGGCGATGCGGCGCTGGAAGCTCGCTTCGGCCCGCTGCTCGATCTGGCGCAGCGGGTGCGCACCCAGGATCAGCATCAGCGCGGCCCCAAGGTCTATGCGTTACATGGGCCGGAGGTCGAGTGCATCGGCAAGGGGAAAGCCCGTGCGCCTTACGAGTTCGGCTGCAAGGTCAGTATCGCCACCCCCGTGACGTCCCCGAAGGGCGGACAGTTCGTGCTGCATGCCAAGGCGCTGCACGGCAATCCCTTCGACGGGCACACGCTCGGCCCTGTGGTCGCCGACATGGAGAAGCTCACCGGCGTGGAGGCTCGCCGCATCCATGTCGACAAAGGGTACCGCGGCCACAACCACCCGCATCGGCTCAGGGTCTGGATCTCGGGGCAGGTCCGCCGCGTCACGGCTTCCATCCGGCGCGAGATGAAGCGTCGTGCGGCTGTCGAGCCCGTCATCGGCCACGTCAAGGCCGAGCACCGCATGGACCGCAACTATCCCAAAGGCCGCGTCGGCGACCGCATCAACGCCGTCCTCGCCGCGGCCGGCTACAACTTCGGCCTGCTCCTGCGGTGGCTCGCAGAACTCTTGCGTGCCATCATCCGGGCCTTCGCCGAAACTGTCCCGGCTCAAAAGATCGCTTAA
- a CDS encoding cysteine protease StiP domain-containing protein translates to MPVDLCTHMAIPFSGSYDPADVIFLLKPVTMATTDVADKEAAIQSGLRHYSEMIAPENVPGPAYLALYHAALERNGARLAQDVSSLAEHLAERRPGREVVLVSLARAGTPIGVLLTRTLRVRGHRASHYSISIIRDRGIDRIALAHIAARHDPGDSVFIDGWTGKGAIAGELRTSLADRPFGFAPELAVVADPAGQADIAATDDDYLIASGLLNGVVSGLVSRSILNAEVVGPEDFHACVTYPQYGEADLSRAFVDTIAPLVAAASPQPIGGHTARRKLLNRRCEAMIDAMLERCGTRDRNRIKPGIAEATRALLRRMPDRLLLRDLGDPDVAHLLHLADEHGLRVEPLGDRSHYRAVAIVRSLGQDV, encoded by the coding sequence ATGCCGGTTGACCTCTGCACGCATATGGCGATTCCCTTCTCGGGCAGCTACGATCCGGCTGACGTCATCTTCCTGCTCAAGCCGGTGACGATGGCGACAACGGACGTCGCCGACAAGGAAGCGGCGATCCAGTCGGGCCTGCGCCACTATTCGGAGATGATAGCGCCCGAGAACGTGCCTGGCCCCGCCTATCTGGCGCTCTATCACGCCGCGCTGGAGCGCAACGGCGCCCGTCTGGCGCAGGATGTGTCGAGCCTGGCGGAGCATCTCGCCGAGCGCCGGCCTGGCCGCGAAGTGGTGCTGGTCTCGCTGGCTCGGGCAGGTACGCCGATCGGCGTGCTGCTTACGCGAACGCTGCGCGTCCGAGGGCACCGCGCTAGCCATTATTCGATCAGCATCATCCGCGATCGGGGTATCGATCGCATTGCGCTTGCGCATATCGCGGCCAGGCACGACCCTGGCGACTCCGTTTTCATCGATGGCTGGACGGGCAAGGGCGCGATCGCCGGCGAACTGCGCACGTCGCTGGCCGACCGGCCGTTCGGGTTCGCGCCGGAGCTGGCGGTCGTCGCCGATCCGGCCGGGCAGGCGGACATTGCAGCCACCGACGATGACTATTTGATCGCCTCTGGCCTGCTCAACGGCGTCGTCTCCGGTCTGGTAAGCCGCTCGATTCTCAACGCCGAGGTGGTCGGTCCGGAGGATTTCCACGCCTGCGTCACATACCCGCAATATGGGGAAGCTGACCTATCGCGTGCTTTCGTCGACACTATCGCGCCGCTGGTCGCCGCAGCATCGCCGCAGCCGATCGGCGGCCACACCGCCCGGCGCAAATTGCTGAACAGAAGGTGTGAAGCGATGATCGACGCGATGTTGGAGCGGTGCGGGACGCGCGACCGCAACAGGATCAAGCCGGGGATCGCGGAGGCAACACGCGCCCTGCTGCGGCGTATGCCCGACCGGCTGCTGCTGCGCGACCTCGGGGACCCCGATGTTGCGCATCTGCTCCACCTCGCCGACGAGCACGGCCTTCGGGTGGAACCGCTGGGCGATCGATCGCACTATCGCGCGGTGGCGATCGTCCGTAGTCTGGGACAAGATGTATGA
- a CDS encoding IS630 family transposase → MREHGPRAGHQCLARLAQGTVCKILGQEEINPHKVRYYLERRDAEFEQKMAEVLCVYREVQVLKKAAAKSKKPGKPVAIVSYDEKPGMQAIATTAPDLSPVPGVYPAFARDFEYRRHGTLSLLAGIDLLTGKVHALVKDRHRSREFVEFLKLLDAAYPAHTAIKLILDNHSAHISRETRAWLETRPAGRFEFTFTPKHGSWLNLIEGFFSKFARSVLRHIRVTSKHELKERIMAGIDDVNRHPVIHTWSYKLAEAA, encoded by the coding sequence ATGCGCGAGCACGGACCGCGGGCGGGACATCAATGTCTCGCCCGTCTGGCTCAGGGCACGGTCTGTAAGATTCTCGGCCAAGAGGAAATCAATCCGCACAAGGTGCGCTACTATCTGGAACGCCGCGACGCCGAGTTCGAGCAGAAGATGGCGGAGGTTCTGTGTGTCTATCGCGAGGTTCAGGTCCTGAAAAAGGCCGCCGCCAAGTCGAAGAAACCGGGTAAGCCAGTGGCGATCGTCTCCTACGACGAAAAGCCTGGGATGCAGGCCATCGCGACGACGGCGCCGGATTTGTCACCCGTGCCGGGGGTCTATCCGGCCTTTGCGCGCGATTTTGAGTATCGGCGTCATGGCACGCTCAGCTTGTTGGCTGGAATTGATCTGCTGACCGGGAAGGTCCACGCTCTCGTCAAAGACCGCCACCGCAGCCGCGAGTTCGTCGAATTCCTCAAGCTGCTCGACGCCGCCTATCCGGCCCACACCGCGATCAAGTTGATTCTTGACAATCATTCCGCACACATCTCCAGAGAAACCAGGGCCTGGCTCGAGACACGACCGGCCGGCCGCTTCGAATTTACCTTCACGCCCAAGCACGGCTCCTGGCTCAACCTCATCGAGGGCTTCTTCTCCAAGTTCGCCCGCTCCGTCCTGCGCCACATCCGGGTGACTTCTAAACACGAGCTCAAGGAGCGCATCATGGCCGGCATTGACGATGTCAATCGCCATCCTGTCATCCACACTTGGTCCTACAAGCTGGCCGAGGCCGCCTGA
- a CDS encoding helix-turn-helix domain-containing protein: MLIRTPADLGAVIRDRRKRLKLDQSTLAKRIGVSRQWVIEIEHGHARAELALVLRALDALGIPLDASAEPTASRGSAPARVDINAIVAKAKKGKS, encoded by the coding sequence ATGCTGATACGCACTCCTGCCGATCTCGGTGCCGTCATTCGCGACAGACGCAAACGTCTCAAGCTCGACCAGTCGACACTGGCCAAACGCATTGGCGTCAGCCGTCAATGGGTAATCGAGATCGAGCATGGCCACGCCCGCGCTGAATTGGCGCTCGTGCTCCGTGCACTTGACGCGCTCGGCATTCCCTTGGATGCCAGTGCCGAGCCGACGGCGAGCCGCGGCTCGGCACCAGCCCGCGTCGATATCAATGCCATTGTCGCCAAAGCCAAAAAGGGCAAATCATGA